A genome region from Pseudomonas sp. N3-W includes the following:
- a CDS encoding LysR substrate-binding domain-containing protein, whose protein sequence is MSRRLPPLYALRAFEAAARHSSFTRAAEELSITQSAVSRHIRTLEEHFACRLFHRSGRNLQLTESARLILPGIREGFTALERACNTLRAEDDILRMKAPSTLTMRWLLARLSRFRHLQPGNEVQLTSAWMDIDTVDFNHEPFDCAVILSNGNFPPDWEATFLFPEELIPVGAPNLLKDPPWDVARLASTELLHPTPDRRDWRNWLERMGLADQVSLKGGQVFDTLELGMIAAARGYGVSMGDLLMVAEDVAQGRLSLPWPTAVASGENYYLVWPKTRPGGERLRRLSDFLQSEVNAMELPVVERQR, encoded by the coding sequence ATGTCTCGTCGTCTTCCTCCCTTGTATGCCCTGCGCGCATTTGAAGCCGCGGCGCGACACAGTTCGTTCACCCGCGCCGCCGAAGAGCTGTCAATCACTCAAAGTGCGGTGAGCCGGCACATTCGTACACTCGAAGAGCATTTTGCCTGCCGCCTGTTTCATCGCAGCGGGCGCAACCTGCAACTGACCGAGTCGGCGCGGCTGATCCTGCCCGGCATCCGCGAAGGCTTTACCGCGCTGGAGCGGGCCTGCAATACCTTGCGCGCCGAAGACGACATCCTGCGCATGAAAGCCCCGTCGACCTTGACCATGCGCTGGCTGCTGGCGCGGCTCAGTCGTTTCCGACATTTGCAGCCCGGCAACGAGGTGCAACTGACCAGCGCCTGGATGGACATCGACACCGTGGACTTCAACCACGAGCCGTTCGACTGCGCTGTCATCCTCAGCAACGGGAATTTCCCCCCGGATTGGGAGGCGACTTTCCTGTTTCCCGAGGAGCTGATTCCGGTGGGGGCACCGAATCTCCTGAAGGACCCACCCTGGGACGTTGCGCGTCTGGCCAGCACCGAACTGCTGCACCCCACGCCCGATCGACGCGACTGGCGTAATTGGCTGGAGCGCATGGGACTGGCCGATCAGGTGTCGCTCAAGGGCGGTCAGGTGTTCGACACGCTGGAGCTGGGCATGATTGCCGCAGCCCGAGGTTACGGCGTGTCCATGGGGGATCTGTTGATGGTGGCCGAAGACGTGGCCCAAGGGCGTCTGAGTTTGCCGTGGCCGACCGCCGTCGCCAGTGGTGAGAATTATTACCTGGTGTGGCCTAAAACCCGCCCTGGAGGCGAACGTTTGCGCCGCCTCAGCGATTTTCTTCAGAGTGAGGTGAACGCCATGGAACTGCCGGTGGTCGAGCGTCAGCGGTGA
- a CDS encoding NorM family multidrug efflux MATE transporter, whose product MQHPARTELWAILRLAGPLIASQLAHMLMVLTDTLMMARLSPEALAGGGLGAATYSFVSIFCIGVIAAVGTLVAIRKGAGDIVGATRLTQAGLWLAWIMALVAGLLLWNLKPVLLLFGQTETNVHAAGQFLTILPFALPGYLSFMALRGFTSAIGRATPVMVISLCGTVANFVLNYAFITGMFGLPKMGLMGIGLVTAIVANLMALALALHIRRSRAYDAYPLCQGLSRPNRQYLKELWRLGLPIGGTYAVEVGLFAFAALCMGTMGSTQLAAHQIALQIVSVAFMVPAGLSYAITMRIGQHYGAGQLLDARLSGRVGIAFGAASMLGFAMVFWLLPNQLIGLFLDHNDPAFRPVIDLAVSLLAVAAWFELFDGTQTIAMGCIRGLKDAKTTFLVGLGCYWLIGAPAAWMMAFHLNWGPTGVWWGLALGLACAAVSLTLAFEWKMKRMIRREPASGASFQVAQPD is encoded by the coding sequence ATGCAGCATCCAGCGCGTACCGAACTCTGGGCCATCCTGCGGCTGGCGGGGCCGTTGATTGCCTCACAGTTGGCGCACATGCTGATGGTCCTCACTGACACCTTGATGATGGCCCGCCTCAGTCCTGAAGCACTGGCCGGTGGCGGTCTGGGCGCGGCGACTTATTCGTTCGTGTCGATTTTCTGCATCGGCGTGATTGCAGCGGTCGGCACCCTGGTGGCTATCCGTAAGGGCGCCGGCGATATTGTTGGCGCCACGCGGCTGACCCAGGCCGGGCTGTGGCTGGCGTGGATCATGGCGCTGGTGGCCGGCCTGCTGCTGTGGAACCTCAAGCCAGTGCTGCTGTTGTTCGGCCAGACTGAAACCAACGTGCACGCCGCCGGGCAGTTCCTGACGATCCTGCCGTTCGCCCTGCCCGGCTATTTGAGCTTCATGGCCCTGCGCGGTTTCACCAGCGCCATCGGCCGCGCGACGCCTGTGATGGTGATCAGCCTGTGCGGCACCGTGGCCAACTTCGTCCTCAACTACGCATTCATCACCGGCATGTTCGGATTGCCGAAAATGGGACTGATGGGCATCGGACTGGTCACGGCGATCGTCGCCAACCTGATGGCGCTGGCGTTGGCGCTGCACATTCGCCGGAGTCGGGCCTACGATGCCTATCCATTATGCCAAGGCTTGTCGCGGCCCAACCGGCAATACCTGAAAGAACTGTGGCGCCTGGGCCTGCCGATTGGCGGCACGTATGCGGTGGAGGTCGGGCTGTTTGCCTTTGCAGCGCTGTGCATGGGCACCATGGGCAGCACGCAACTGGCGGCGCATCAGATCGCCTTGCAGATCGTCTCGGTGGCGTTCATGGTGCCGGCCGGGTTGTCCTATGCGATCACCATGCGCATCGGTCAGCACTATGGTGCCGGGCAGTTGCTGGATGCGCGGCTGTCCGGGCGGGTCGGGATCGCCTTCGGGGCGGCGTCGATGCTCGGGTTTGCCATGGTGTTCTGGCTGTTGCCGAATCAGTTGATCGGGCTGTTCCTGGATCACAACGACCCGGCCTTCCGCCCGGTCATCGATCTGGCCGTGAGCCTGCTGGCGGTGGCGGCGTGGTTCGAGCTGTTCGACGGCACGCAAACCATCGCCATGGGCTGCATTCGCGGGCTCAAGGATGCCAAGACCACATTCCTGGTCGGGCTCGGTTGCTACTGGCTGATTGGCGCGCCGGCCGCGTGGATGATGGCCTTCCACCTGAACTGGGGGCCGACGGGCGTCTGGTGGGGGTTGGCGCTGGGGCTGGCGTGCGCGGCGGTGAGTCTGACGCTGGCGTTTGAGTGGAAGATGAAGCGGATGATTCGGCGCGAGCCTGCGTCAGGGGCAAGCTTCCAAGTCGCCCAGCCTGACTGA